A window from Telopea speciosissima isolate NSW1024214 ecotype Mountain lineage chromosome 8, Tspe_v1, whole genome shotgun sequence encodes these proteins:
- the LOC122672317 gene encoding 36.4 kDa proline-rich protein-like has protein sequence MDSPKITALLLIFMVFISSVTPILGCGSCSKPPPKHKKPIVKPPVVKPPSTLPPVTIPPVTVPPVTLPPILNPPVIVPPIGGGGGTPACPPPPAPTMKTCPIDTLKLGACVDLLGGLVHIGLGDPAVNKCCPLLQGLVELEAAVCLCTTLKLKLLNLNLYVPIALQLLITCGKTPPPGFTCSL, from the coding sequence ATGGACTCCCCTAAGATCACAGCTCTCCTTCTGATCTTCATGGTTTTCATCTCCTCAGTCACTCCCATCCTTGGTTGTGGGTCTTGCTCCAAGCCCCCTCCCAAGCACAAGAAACCCATAGTAAAACCCCCAGTGGTCAAGCCTCCAAGCACTCTTCCTCCAGTGACAATCCCACCGGTGACAGTCCCACCAGTGACTCTCCCTCCAATCTTGAACCCACCAGTGATAGTTCCTCCCATCGGTGGAGGCGGAGGAACACCGGCTTGCCCGCCACCACCTGCCCCCACAATGAAAACATGCCCAATTGACACTCTCAAGCTGGGAGCATGTGTGGATCTTCTTGGTGGGTTGGTGCATATTGGTCTGGGAGACCCAGCTGTGAATAAATGTTGCCCTTTGCTTCAAGGGCTTGTTGAACTGGAAGCTGCTGTGTGCTTGTGCACTACTCTCAAGCTCAAGCTACTCAATCTCAATCTCTATGTCCCAATAGCTCTTCAGCTCCTCATTACTTGTGGGAAAACACCTCCTCCTGGTTTCACCTGCTCTCTCTAA